The Pseudomonas viciae genomic interval CGAGCATTCAGTTCTACGACAGTGCCAGCCTGACCTCCATGGACGAGTTCTATCGCAAGGCCCAGGCTGACGGCGTGCAACTGGTCGTCGGCCCGCTGGAAAAACCACTGGTCAAACAGATCAGCGCCCGCCCTCAGCTGCCGATCACCACCCTGGCGCTGAACTACAGCGAAGGCGAACAAGGCCCACCCCAACTGTTCCAGTTCGGCCTGGCTCCCGAGGATGAAGCTCGCGAAGTCTCCCGCCGTGCCCGTGCCGATGGCCTGCATCGCGCCGCTGTCATGGTACCGAAGGGTGAATGGGGCGATCGCGTACTGAAAGCCTTCAGCCAGGACTGGCAGGCCAACGGCGGTACCATCATCGCCATTGAACGGGTTGACCAACCGGTGCAACTGGCCCAGCAGATCGCCGACATGTTCCAACTGCGCCAGAGCGAAGGTCGCGCCAAGAACCTGCAAAGCACCGTCGGTGCCACGGTCGCGGCCCAGCCGTCCCGCCGCCAGGACATCGAGTTCATCTTCCTGGCGTCGACTCCGCAACAGGCGCAGCAGATCAAGCCGACCCTGAACTTCCAGTACGCCGGCGACGTGCCGGTCTATGCGACTTCCCAGGTGTTCAGCGCCAGCGGCGACCAGAACCAGTACAACGACATGAACGGCATTCGCTTCTGCGAAACCCCCTGGTTGCTCGATGCCAACGACCCGCTGCGCCAGCAGGTCACCGCTCAGTGGCCCCAGGCGGGCGGCAGCATAGGCCGGTTGTACGCAATGGGGGCGGACGCCTATCGCCTGGCACCGCGCCTGGGCCAGCTCAAGACCTTGCCGGACAGCCGCATCGAAGGCCTGTCAGGCAGCCTGGCAGTGTCTCCCTCCCAACGCGTGCAACGTCAATTACCCTGGGCTGAATTCGTCAACGGCCAGGTACAACGCCTGCCGGACACCCAGCGCTGATGCCTGACCGGTCACGCCAGCAAAGCGGACGAGATGCCGAGGGCCAGGCCCTCGCGCATCTTCAACAACAAGGTCTGCGCCTGCTGGCGCAGAACTGGTTATGCAAACGCGGCGAGCTTGATCTGGTCATGCTTGACGGCGATACAGTAGTATTCGTCGAAGTCCGCTACAGAAAAAACACCCAATGGGGCGGTGCGCTCGACAGCATCGACGGGCGCAAGCGCCAGAAGCTGATTTTCGCCGCGCAGTATTTTCTGCAAAGGGAGTCTCGCTGGGCCGATCATCCTTGCCGTTTCGACGTCGTTGCCATCGACAGCAACGCCGATCAGTTGAACTGGCTACAGAACGCCTTCGACAGCTGAATATCCATGCCGAGCCGGACACCTTCACTTAACTTTTTTGCTCTTTGCTTTGCGGGCCGCACATGTTTGTGCCGATGAGCCGCGCTACTTAAGGTCACACAGATGGACATGCAATCGCGAATTCGCCAGCTTTTTCAGGCCAGTATCGACACCAAGCAACAGGCGATGGACGTACTTGCACCGCACATCGAGCAAGCCAGCCAAGTGATGGTCAACGCCCTGCTCAACGAAGGCAAAATGCTTTCGTGTGGCAACGGCGGCTCTGCCGGCGACGCCCAGCACTTCTCGTCGGAGCTGCTCAACCGCTTCGAACGCGAGCGTCCGAGCCTGCCGGCCATCGCGCTGACCACCGACAGCTCGACGATCACCTCGATCGCCAACGACTACAGCTACAACGAAATATTCTCCAAACAGATCCGCGCCCTGGGCCAACCCGGCGACGTGCTGCTGGCGATTTCCACCAGCGGTAACTCAGCCAATATTATTCAAGCGATCCAGGCCGCACATGATCGCGAAATGATTGTCGTAGCATTGACCGGTCGTGACGGCGGCGGCATGGCGTCACTGTTGTTGCCTGAAGACGTCGAGATCCGCGTACCGGCCAATGTCACTGCACGTATTCAGGAAGTCCACCTGCTGGCGATCCACTGCCTTTGCGACTTGATCGACAGCCAACTGTTCGGGAGTGAAGAATGACCCCTAATCGCCTAGGCCTTCTGGCCCTGACCCTATGCCTCGGCATCAGCGGCTGCACATCGGTGGTTAACGCCAGCCGGGAAAAGCCGATTGAAGATGACCGCGGCACCCGCACCTTCGGCAGCAAGATCGATGATTCCCTGATCGAAACCAAAGTGGGAGTGAACATCGCCAAGGCCGACCCGGACCTGGACAACAATTCGCACATCGTCGTTACCAGCTTCAACGGTGTTGTATTGCTGGCCGGCCAGACCCCACGCGCCGACCTCAAGGCCAAGGCCGAACAGGAAGCCAGCGCGGTGCAACGGGTCAAGACCGTGCATAACGAACTGCAAGTGCTGTCACCCTCCTCGCTGCTGGCACGCCAGAACGACGCGTGGCTGACGACCAAGATCAAAACTCAGATGCTCACCGACGCCAGTATTCCTGGTTCGCGCATCAAGGTTGTGACTGAGAATGGCATTGTCTATCTGCTGGGCTTGTTGACCAAGAAAGAGGCCGCGCAGGCGACCAATCTGGTGCAGGGTGTGTCCGGGGTGCAGAAAATCGTCAAGTTGTTTGAGTACATTGACTGATACTTCAGTTGTCCAAGAAAAACGGCGCTTCTTCAGAGATGGAAAGCGCCGTTTTTTTTGGCTTCGTTTTTTTTTGGGGGGGGAGTTTGATCGGTGTGTATATCCGTTGCTGCGGTAACGGCGGCGTAGGGTTCCGCCCTTACGGCGGGTCACTTTCGAAGAGCGCGAAAGTAACCAAAGCGCTTTTGCCCCACCACTCGGTGTGTCCGGTCCGTACACGCTTCTCAAAAGTGAGCCGCTGTAAGAGCGGAACCATAAGCCGCCGCTACCGCAGCAACGGACATACACACCGACTAAACAGCAAAAAAATGCCCGCATCTCACGACACAGGCATTTTCCTAACCAGGCTGCCAGGCCTTCACCCAGTCCATGACTGAATAGCCTTTAGCACA includes:
- a CDS encoding YraN family protein, with protein sequence MPDRSRQQSGRDAEGQALAHLQQQGLRLLAQNWLCKRGELDLVMLDGDTVVFVEVRYRKNTQWGGALDSIDGRKRQKLIFAAQYFLQRESRWADHPCRFDVVAIDSNADQLNWLQNAFDS
- a CDS encoding penicillin-binding protein activator, which codes for MIACLRLLSALCLAALLAACASSPSSSLGELPRTPDASIEQLLEQAAQSKTPEKAALLRLSAADLAYRQGNAGQSAQILQQVPMEQLKPGQQIFASTLSAELAMTRNQPKAALTALSHPSLQHLSEMPVEQQVRTGTIRARALEADGQTLAAAKERIFIAPLLENEAAAKNHEAIWTLIASLPTDQLQPTTTDDLGGWLSLAKAVKTAGTLEQQQAAIDSWREQNPKHPAALQLPTPLVKLKALASQPLSKIALLLPQSGPLTTVAKALREGFMAAHYQAQQAGQKPPSIQFYDSASLTSMDEFYRKAQADGVQLVVGPLEKPLVKQISARPQLPITTLALNYSEGEQGPPQLFQFGLAPEDEAREVSRRARADGLHRAAVMVPKGEWGDRVLKAFSQDWQANGGTIIAIERVDQPVQLAQQIADMFQLRQSEGRAKNLQSTVGATVAAQPSRRQDIEFIFLASTPQQAQQIKPTLNFQYAGDVPVYATSQVFSASGDQNQYNDMNGIRFCETPWLLDANDPLRQQVTAQWPQAGGSIGRLYAMGADAYRLAPRLGQLKTLPDSRIEGLSGSLAVSPSQRVQRQLPWAEFVNGQVQRLPDTQR
- a CDS encoding phosphoheptose isomerase, producing the protein MDMQSRIRQLFQASIDTKQQAMDVLAPHIEQASQVMVNALLNEGKMLSCGNGGSAGDAQHFSSELLNRFERERPSLPAIALTTDSSTITSIANDYSYNEIFSKQIRALGQPGDVLLAISTSGNSANIIQAIQAAHDREMIVVALTGRDGGGMASLLLPEDVEIRVPANVTARIQEVHLLAIHCLCDLIDSQLFGSEE
- a CDS encoding BON domain-containing protein; translated protein: MTPNRLGLLALTLCLGISGCTSVVNASREKPIEDDRGTRTFGSKIDDSLIETKVGVNIAKADPDLDNNSHIVVTSFNGVVLLAGQTPRADLKAKAEQEASAVQRVKTVHNELQVLSPSSLLARQNDAWLTTKIKTQMLTDASIPGSRIKVVTENGIVYLLGLLTKKEAAQATNLVQGVSGVQKIVKLFEYID